One part of the Clarias gariepinus isolate MV-2021 ecotype Netherlands chromosome 24, CGAR_prim_01v2, whole genome shotgun sequence genome encodes these proteins:
- the LOC128511997 gene encoding immunoglobulin lambda-1 light chain-like, which produces MLLTVCALLPALAVVSSQKVVTQKPPVITVDKGNSVTMDCNIAKEEGYYVCWYKQIPSAAPEFVLRFYYSHSAPDKYGDNFSSTRFTSKASSSIDYQLIISNVEVGDSAVYYCGTWDNSAKENVFGQGTKLIVSDAALPAPVLTVLPPSSKQLESKKATLVCLASEVAGGFADVRWLVNGNSVTSGVITGSALQQTNKKFTLSSSLTIDSSEWENNKDITCEVSAGGKAASVKINKSECSE; this is translated from the exons ATGCTGCTCACCGTCTGCGCTCTGCTCCCTGCTCTGGCAG TGGTCAGCTCACAGAAAGTAGTGACGCAAAAGCCTCCAGTTATAACAGTAGATAAGGGGAACTCTGTCACTATGGACTGTAACATCGCAAAGGAGGAAGGCTACTATGTCTGCTGGTATAAACAGATTCCATCAGCAGCTCCAGAGTTTGTGTTGAGATTTTATTATTCTCACTCCGCTCCTGATAAATACGGAGACAATTTTTCATCCACACGCTTCACATCTAAAGCCTCATCAAGCATCGACTATCAGTTAATAATCAGTAATGTGGAGGTGGGAGACTCAGCAGTGTATTACTGTGGGACATGGGACAACTCTGCTAAAGAGAAT GTATTCGGCCAAGGAACAAAGCTGATCGTCAGCG ACGCTGCTCTCCCGGCTCCTGTTCTGACCGTTCTCCCTCCGTCCAGTAAACAGCTGGAGTCTAAAAAAGCCACTCTAGTGTGTTTGGCCAGCGAGGTGGCCGGTGGTTTTGCTGATGTGCGTTGGCTCGTGAACGGGAACTCGGTCACCAGTGGAGTCATCACCGGCTCTGCACTGCAGCAAACCAATAAGAAATTCACACTGAGCAGCTCTTTGACCATCGACAGCTCCGAGTGGGAAAACAACAAAGACATAACATGTGAAGTGTCTGCTGGAGGAAAAGCTGCATCGGTGAAGATTAACAAGTCTGAATGCAGTGAATGA